A part of Nitrospirota bacterium genomic DNA contains:
- a CDS encoding ABC transporter ATP-binding protein, with protein sequence MPKFIDMPNGPHFQGKLLEILPRGLRLLTEPERRRAILLSVLVSLTEVVQVVAMLLVLPVVGIVVEPDLLQSHRAMQLLHEILGSLPVEQFVFLLSGTALFCIAVGQAGNLSVQSAIEVFVSRIQTRLAHELLGETIAAPYPWFLERNAAQLVRLFHNDIALWGRDCIGNMLRVLTHGLTILAGVVVVMATAPVGGVIALAMVAVLAYGILWVIRPSIIKWTNTKRQAADQAMIMETQILSGVKDIKVNGGEGYFLQLFKDSYGLMSHASARGVILGQLPTSLLLLVGQSSLLLVVLILWKSGSRGGEIASQMALIVLVTSRVVPAVTRLSATMTSLLNAIPWVEGILTLRHSILEASRTVTPVGRVMPVPLAWRDIRFDSVSFSYSGTERPVLADLSIALERGRSYGLIGASGAGKSTFVDLLLGLQTPISGDILIDGQPLRSLDTRTWQRRIGYVSQSPYFTDDTIMANVAFGVTDAMIDEPWVEECLRMAGLQDFVAGLPERVRTRLGDRAVRISGGERQRIAIARALYRRPDILLLDEATGALDSTTEQVIIRSLEELRGRITMVIISHRMSAVSTCDQVLLLDAGRVTMHGTYSDVLRQHPASA encoded by the coding sequence ATGCCAAAGTTCATTGATATGCCGAACGGACCTCATTTCCAGGGGAAGCTCCTTGAAATTCTTCCTCGGGGGCTGCGACTCCTGACAGAGCCTGAGCGCAGGAGGGCTATCCTGCTCAGTGTGCTCGTTTCCCTGACTGAAGTTGTGCAGGTTGTGGCCATGCTTCTGGTTTTGCCGGTTGTCGGAATTGTTGTGGAGCCTGATCTGTTGCAGAGTCATAGGGCAATGCAGCTCTTGCACGAAATCTTAGGTAGTCTGCCGGTAGAGCAATTCGTTTTCCTGCTTAGCGGTACTGCGCTCTTCTGTATAGCCGTTGGGCAGGCTGGGAATCTTTCCGTTCAGTCTGCGATCGAAGTTTTTGTATCCCGCATCCAGACGCGACTGGCACACGAGTTGTTAGGCGAAACGATCGCGGCTCCATACCCGTGGTTTCTTGAGAGAAATGCGGCCCAATTGGTTCGGCTGTTCCACAATGACATTGCCCTCTGGGGACGAGATTGTATTGGGAATATGCTGCGAGTGCTGACCCATGGACTCACCATCCTTGCTGGGGTGGTCGTGGTGATGGCCACGGCTCCAGTAGGAGGCGTTATCGCGCTTGCCATGGTCGCTGTGCTCGCGTATGGGATTCTGTGGGTCATACGACCATCGATCATCAAGTGGACAAATACAAAACGACAGGCAGCCGATCAGGCGATGATCATGGAAACCCAGATTCTGTCCGGTGTGAAAGATATCAAGGTCAATGGTGGAGAAGGATATTTTCTCCAATTATTCAAAGATTCTTATGGCCTAATGAGCCATGCCTCTGCTCGGGGGGTGATTCTGGGGCAGTTACCGACCTCCCTCTTGCTGCTCGTGGGGCAGTCCAGTCTCTTGCTCGTGGTGCTTATTCTCTGGAAGTCAGGCAGCCGGGGAGGGGAGATCGCCTCCCAGATGGCTCTCATCGTCTTGGTCACCTCGCGTGTGGTGCCGGCAGTCACTCGACTTTCCGCGACTATGACTTCGCTACTCAATGCGATACCGTGGGTGGAGGGCATTCTTACCTTACGGCACAGCATTCTGGAAGCTTCTCGGACTGTGACACCTGTTGGTAGAGTGATGCCCGTTCCTCTAGCTTGGCGGGATATCCGCTTCGACAGTGTGAGTTTTAGTTACAGCGGCACTGAACGACCGGTGCTGGCAGATTTGTCGATCGCTCTGGAACGCGGGCGATCCTACGGGTTGATCGGGGCCTCGGGTGCGGGGAAAAGCACCTTCGTCGATCTCCTGCTGGGGCTACAGACGCCGATCAGTGGAGACATTCTGATCGATGGGCAGCCGCTCAGGTCACTTGATACTCGAACCTGGCAGCGACGAATTGGTTATGTGTCCCAGTCGCCCTATTTCACAGACGACACGATCATGGCAAATGTTGCCTTCGGGGTCACAGATGCCATGATTGATGAGCCTTGGGTCGAGGAATGTCTAAGGATGGCGGGTTTGCAAGACTTTGTTGCCGGGTTGCCGGAGAGAGTGCGGACCAGGCTGGGGGATCGTGCCGTGAGAATCTCCGGCGGGGAGCGGCAGCGGATCGCTATTGCACGCGCTCTGTACCGGCGGCCTGACATATTGCTGCTGGATGAAGCCACTGGCGCGCTGGATTCTACGACTGAGCAGGTGATCATTCGTTCGTTGGAAGAACTTCGAGGCCGGATTACTATGGTCATTATCTCCCATAGAATGAGTGCCGTGTCGACCTGTGATCAGGTGCTGTTGCTCGATGCCGGGCGCGTAACCATGCACGGGACTTATTCCGACGTGCTGCGGCAACATCCGGCCAGCGCATGA
- a CDS encoding class I SAM-dependent methyltransferase: MSTIQLGLQQIIRFKRERSQESTERHYSDSYADTGVEAFDACLASTARSNPFKLGNESLLVLPPSGLYAAYLATLSDVVGQLKPSSICEVGFGSGKNLIYLAPRFSDMPFCGYELTHEGVAVAKSLQERQSLPPNLAKLVGRNDVTAMEAVRRIDFRQGNAKCLSAPDKSFDLTFTVLALEQMWPILPQVLAEIRRVTCRYVVFLEAFREANDWLGYLNLLVRNYFRADLRMMQAAGFAPIALFRQLPLKHTHGVAMLVAEVVPAPSPNAKVH, encoded by the coding sequence GTGTCAACAATTCAGCTAGGACTTCAGCAAATCATTCGCTTCAAGAGGGAACGGTCTCAGGAGTCTACCGAGAGGCACTATTCTGATTCCTATGCCGACACCGGGGTAGAGGCCTTTGATGCTTGTCTGGCATCCACGGCTCGCTCAAACCCCTTCAAGCTAGGCAACGAAAGCTTATTGGTCTTACCTCCCAGTGGGCTTTACGCCGCCTATCTTGCAACTCTTTCGGATGTCGTTGGTCAGCTCAAGCCATCTTCGATCTGTGAAGTAGGATTCGGCTCCGGCAAGAACCTCATTTATCTGGCGCCGCGTTTTTCTGACATGCCGTTCTGCGGGTACGAGCTGACACATGAGGGAGTTGCTGTGGCCAAGAGTCTCCAGGAGAGACAAAGCCTTCCGCCGAATTTGGCAAAGCTTGTTGGCCGGAATGATGTGACAGCGATGGAGGCAGTGCGTCGGATTGATTTTCGTCAGGGCAACGCGAAGTGTTTATCGGCTCCTGACAAATCGTTCGATCTCACATTTACCGTGTTGGCACTTGAGCAAATGTGGCCAATTCTCCCTCAGGTGCTCGCAGAGATTCGAAGAGTCACTTGTCGATACGTCGTGTTTCTTGAAGCCTTCCGCGAAGCCAATGACTGGCTGGGCTACTTGAATCTTTTGGTCCGAAACTACTTTCGGGCGGACCTGAGGATGATGCAAGCAGCCGGATTTGCTCCCATCGCACTTTTTCGACAGCTGCCACTTAAGCACACACATGGTGTGGCCATGTTAGTTGCCGAAGTGGTGCCCGCCCCATCCCCAAATGCCAAAGTTCATTGA